The following are encoded together in the Rhizobium sp. SSA_523 genome:
- a CDS encoding cytochrome ubiquinol oxidase subunit I yields the protein MEIGIVELSRLQFAMTALYHFLFVPLTLGLSIIVAIMETVYVMTNRPIWRQMTKFWGMLFGINFVLGVATGITMEFQFGMNWSYYSHYVGDIFGAPLAIEGLMAFFLEATFVGLFFFGWDKLSKVQHLVVAWLVAIGSNLSALWILIANGWMQYPVGASFNPMTMRMEMTDFYAVLFNEVAQAKFVHTVSAGYVTAAVFVIGVSAWYLLKDRHHALARRSITVAASFGLASAFSVVLLGDESGYSATHSQKMKLAAIEAMWDTQPAPAPFTVFGFPDQAARETHFAIHVPMVMGLIGTRSLTTEIPGIKDLVAQAEARIRSGLIAYDALMTVRQEREATSPQVMKTFEDHSQDLGFAFLLKKYVDDPRTASEEQIRLAANDTVPTVWPLFWAFRIMVALGLSFIATMAYFFYRASFKGMRFPRAALWLAVVMIPAPWIAAEMGWIVAEVGRQPWTVDGVLPTALSVSELSVTELALTLAGFVAFYTILFIIEMGLMLKYIRKGPYMDVAETEAWFQTRRAALNPAHPIAIPAE from the coding sequence ATGGAAATCGGCATCGTTGAGCTGTCACGGCTGCAGTTCGCCATGACAGCCCTGTACCATTTTCTCTTTGTGCCGCTGACGCTTGGTCTGTCGATCATCGTCGCGATCATGGAGACGGTCTATGTCATGACAAACCGCCCGATCTGGCGGCAAATGACCAAGTTCTGGGGCATGCTGTTCGGCATCAACTTCGTGCTGGGCGTTGCCACGGGCATTACCATGGAGTTCCAGTTTGGCATGAACTGGAGCTATTACAGCCATTATGTCGGCGACATCTTCGGTGCTCCACTGGCGATCGAGGGCCTGATGGCCTTCTTTCTCGAAGCCACCTTTGTCGGCCTCTTCTTCTTCGGCTGGGACAAGCTGTCCAAGGTCCAGCACCTGGTCGTCGCCTGGTTGGTCGCGATCGGATCGAACCTGTCGGCGCTCTGGATTCTGATCGCCAATGGCTGGATGCAGTATCCGGTCGGCGCCTCGTTCAACCCGATGACGATGCGCATGGAGATGACCGATTTCTACGCTGTTTTGTTCAACGAGGTGGCGCAGGCCAAATTCGTTCACACTGTCAGCGCCGGCTATGTCACCGCCGCTGTCTTCGTCATCGGTGTCTCGGCATGGTACCTGCTGAAAGATCGTCATCATGCGCTGGCGCGGCGGTCAATCACCGTTGCGGCGTCCTTCGGCCTGGCTTCGGCCTTCTCTGTCGTGCTGTTGGGGGACGAGTCCGGCTATTCGGCGACGCATAGCCAGAAGATGAAGCTCGCCGCCATCGAGGCCATGTGGGATACGCAGCCGGCGCCGGCGCCATTCACCGTCTTCGGCTTTCCGGATCAGGCGGCGCGCGAGACGCATTTCGCCATTCATGTCCCGATGGTCATGGGCCTGATCGGGACGCGGTCGCTGACCACGGAAATCCCCGGCATCAAGGACCTGGTCGCCCAGGCGGAGGCCCGCATCCGCTCAGGTCTGATCGCCTATGATGCGCTGATGACGGTGCGCCAGGAGCGTGAAGCGACATCGCCGCAGGTGATGAAAACCTTCGAGGATCACTCGCAGGACCTCGGCTTCGCCTTCCTGCTGAAGAAGTACGTGGATGATCCGCGAACGGCGAGCGAGGAGCAGATCCGGCTGGCGGCCAATGATACGGTGCCGACCGTCTGGCCTCTGTTCTGGGCCTTCCGGATCATGGTCGCGCTTGGCCTCTCCTTCATCGCCACCATGGCCTACTTTTTCTACCGCGCCTCGTTCAAGGGCATGCGCTTCCCGCGCGCCGCGCTCTGGCTGGCAGTCGTCATGATCCCGGCGCCGTGGATCGCGGCGGAAATGGGCTGGATCGTCGCCGAGGTCGGACGCCAGCCCTGGACGGTGGATGGCGTACTGCCGACAGCGCTGTCGGTCAGCGAATTGTCGGTGACCGAGCTTGCTCTGACGCTTGCCGGCTTCGTTGCCTTCTACACCATCCTCTTCATCATCGAGATGGGCCTGATGCTGAAATATATCCGCAAGGGTCCTTACATGGACGTCGCGGAAACAGAGGCCTGGTTCCAGACGCGCCGTGCGGCGCTGAACCCTGCCCATCCCATCGCCATTCCCGCGGAGTAA
- a CDS encoding amino acid ABC transporter ATP-binding/permease protein — MKHLWSIFRMIAQDQAVSLLRGAALSVIVLLAGAGLLGLSGWFITAAAAAGLAGTGALFDVFRPSAMVRFLALGRAAARYGERLLTHDATLRGLETLRLRLLDVYLAAPYKRIAALRGPQALNRLMADIDALDGVTLRLVLPILSLILVQIAACTLLFLFVTPAIAAWVSIGWSLGAGIVCWAAWRTSLTLSRRREAATQAFRSRMIDLIRSRRDLAIYGQIGQRRQHLEDAERRRLLLPLDRIDRRTGLALSALAAIMVAGALGLGLAAVQTGGLDPSMAALTVFVAIALVEAYAPLRRAATDFGRMAEAARRVRADLSRERPAVSTRPAAAAVTNPAVTNPASTALLRLRDLSLPRMAGAGFLLEGLTLEVGPGETIAFRGPSGCGKSTLLLAMAGLHPLSAGTIFIAGKDIRTLGEEDLRQKLTLVPQRSVIMAGSVRESLCLAAPHSSEGQMWQVLDCVRLAGLVRARGGLDLTLGHLGEGLSGGEVRRLALARALLRRPEILLLDEPTEGLDEKTAAEVLGAIRDLLPRAAIVMASHRAVEQAFAQVITLTSKTVPSA, encoded by the coding sequence GTGAAGCACCTATGGTCGATCTTCCGGATGATTGCGCAGGACCAGGCCGTGTCGCTGCTGCGGGGCGCGGCGCTGTCTGTCATCGTGCTCCTGGCGGGCGCCGGACTTCTCGGCCTCTCCGGCTGGTTCATCACCGCCGCTGCGGCGGCCGGCCTGGCGGGTACCGGCGCGCTCTTCGATGTCTTTCGCCCCTCGGCCATGGTGCGCTTTCTGGCGCTGGGCCGGGCTGCTGCGCGGTATGGCGAACGGCTGCTGACGCATGATGCGACGCTGCGGGGCCTGGAGACGCTCCGTCTCCGGCTGCTGGATGTCTATCTCGCCGCACCCTATAAGCGCATTGCCGCGCTTCGCGGACCGCAGGCGCTGAACCGTCTGATGGCGGATATCGATGCCCTGGACGGCGTGACACTCCGCCTGGTGCTGCCGATCCTGTCGCTGATCCTGGTGCAGATCGCGGCCTGCACGCTCCTCTTCCTCTTTGTCACGCCCGCGATTGCCGCCTGGGTCTCCATCGGCTGGAGCCTCGGGGCCGGCATTGTCTGCTGGGCGGCGTGGCGAACATCGCTGACCTTGTCGAGACGCCGGGAGGCGGCAACACAGGCCTTCCGGTCGCGGATGATCGATCTGATCCGCAGCCGGCGCGATCTCGCAATCTACGGCCAGATCGGGCAGCGGCGACAGCATCTGGAGGATGCGGAGAGGCGGCGGCTCCTGCTGCCGCTCGATCGTATCGATCGGCGAACGGGTCTGGCACTTTCGGCTTTGGCTGCCATCATGGTGGCGGGCGCGCTGGGCCTTGGTCTGGCCGCGGTCCAGACGGGCGGCCTCGATCCCTCGATGGCCGCGCTGACTGTCTTCGTCGCGATCGCGCTGGTGGAAGCCTATGCCCCCTTGCGACGCGCCGCCACCGATTTTGGCCGAATGGCAGAGGCTGCGCGGCGGGTCCGCGCCGATCTGTCGCGCGAGCGTCCTGCGGTGTCGACTAGGCCCGCCGCTGCTGCCGTAACGAACCCTGCCGTGACGAACCCTGCCTCGACAGCGCTGCTCCGTCTTAGGGACCTCTCTCTTCCGCGAATGGCAGGCGCTGGCTTTCTGCTTGAAGGTCTGACGCTGGAAGTCGGGCCCGGTGAGACGATCGCCTTTCGTGGACCGAGCGGCTGTGGAAAATCCACGCTGCTTCTCGCCATGGCCGGGCTGCATCCCCTGTCTGCAGGCACGATTTTCATTGCCGGCAAGGATATCCGGACCCTTGGGGAAGAGGATCTTCGACAGAAACTGACTTTGGTCCCGCAGCGCAGCGTCATCATGGCCGGCAGCGTGCGGGAAAGCCTCTGTCTGGCTGCGCCGCACAGCAGCGAAGGCCAGATGTGGCAGGTCTTGGACTGTGTCCGGCTGGCGGGCCTCGTCCGGGCGCGCGGCGGGCTTGACCTGACGCTCGGCCATCTGGGCGAGGGCTTGTCGGGCGGCGAAGTGAGGCGCCTGGCCCTGGCGCGGGCATTGCTGCGCCGGCCTGAGATACTTCTGCTCGACGAGCCGACGGAAGGGCTGGATGAAAAGACCGCGGCAGAGGTCCTTGGGGCAATCCGCGACCTTCTGCCGCGCGCAGCCATCGTCATGGCATCGCATCGCGCCGTCGAACAGGCCTTTGCGCAGGTGATCACCCTCACTTCCAAGACGGTTCCCTCGGCCTGA